TATTGCGCCCCCGGATCGACCGGCGGTTTGCGGCTCGGCGGCGGGGCGCGATTCACCGGCGGCGGGCTGCCGGCATAGACGCACCCATCGAGCCCGTCGCGGGCGACCACGCCGATCCGCGCCGCGATGCTGTTGCCGTAGCGGCGGGTGAAGCCCTTGGGCGAGATCGCGCCACGCTCCTTGGGCAAGGGAAGGATGGCGGCGATCCGGGCCGCCTCGACAGCACTCATCGCACTGGCGTCATGGCCGTAATAGCGCTCGGATCCGGCGTTCACGCCATAGGTGCCGATGCCCGTCTCGGCGAGGTTGAGGTAGACCTCCATGATCCGCCGCTTGCCCCACAGATGCTCGATGAGGAAAGTGAACCACGCCTCGACGCCTTTGCGAGCATAGCCGCCGCCCTGCCAGAGGAAGGCGTTCTTGGCGGTCTGCTGGCTGATCGTCGAGCCGCCGCGGATGCGGCCTCCCGAAGCATTACGCTGGAGCGCCGCCTCGATCGCGTCATAGTCGAAGCCGTGATGGCGGCAGAACTTGCTGTCTTCGGCGGCGATCGCGGCGCGCACCATGTCGCGGTCGATGCGGTCGATGCCCAACCATTCGCGCTTAGCCCCGCGCCCGGCGAGCACGTCGCCAAGCATGGTGACGGTGATTGGCGGATTGATGAAGCGATACAGTCCGACCCAAAGGACGGAGAGGAGCAGGACGAACAGGATCAGCTTGACGAGGCCGAGCAGAACGCGGTGGGGCCACGACCGCGCAGGCCGCTTGCGCTTGTAACGGGGAATGGCAGGGGAGCGCGCCATCACGCCGGGCTAACGAACCCGTCGGCGAGTGTCGAGCGGGCTTCAGCGATCGGCGTGCGCTACGTCCGCCTCATATTGCAGCGCCATGTTCCGCAGTACATCGGCAGCCTGCCGGTCCGAAATGTTGGCGGCAAGGCGACGGCAACGCTCCGCCTTGTCGGTGAGGCTCTCGCTAGCCGCGACCGGCGGCGACGCGGGCTCAGTGGAGACGAGACTATCCTTGGGCAAGGTCTCTGAAACTCTCGGCAATGAGGAAGCGGTCGGCCTCGATCGAAGCCGACCTCCGCCCGTTAACAGGCCAATGGCTGTCGGGTTCCCGACATCAACGCGAAATCAGCTTTGCGCAGAAGTCGTTGCCCGCAGGCAACAGGGTCAGAGCGCGACTTCAGCCTGATTTTCGTGGTGATGGTCCTTGCCTGGATCGCGGCCCAGCGCGCGCAATGCCGCGGCGACCAGCGTCGCGCCCGCCTCGGCCTTCCAGATTTCGGCCTTTTCGGTGTCGAAGCGGAGCAGCTGCAGATCGGGATCGTCCTTGCCATCCTTGTACCAGCTGGCGACGAACGGATTCCACAACTTCTCGACAATGGCCCGGTCCTCGAGCGCGACCAGGGTTCCATGGATGTGGGCGAACAGGTCGTGGCCCTTGGCGACGTAGGTGCAGACCACGCGGTTGTTGCGGCCGAGGCCCTGAACGATCGCCTCGGACTTGGCGCCGAAGAAGTAGATCGTCCCGCCGTCCTTCTTGTCGGCACCGTCGGGTGCGTCGATCTGCGCCGTCCACGGGCGGGTGCGGCTGTCCTCGACGCCCTCGAGCCCGATCATCACGAACGGTGAGCCCGCCAGCTCTTTCCAGAACTGTTCTTTGAGCTCCTGCGAGCGGTCGGCGTCGGCCATGATGATGTTCCTTCTCGATTGTCCGGTTGGGATTCCGAACGGAGAAGGAGCGGGGAGGTTCCTAGCGCAGCCGGCGGACCAGTTGCACCCCGTCGGGCGAGGTCCGCACATCGAAGTTGGGCAGCGAGCGGATGAGATCGCCCAGTCGCGAGAAGCCGTAATTGCGCGCTGCGAAGGAGGAAACGGCCTTGGCCCGCTGCCCGACCTCGGCCAGCGGCGCATAGCCTTCCTCGTCGCGCTTGCTGGCCTTCCAGGCGGCGCCAAGCACCTTGAGCAGTTCGTCGTCGACCCCGGTCGATTCTTCACTGTCGCCGGCGGCGTCGGCAAGCGCGGCGACGTCGAAGAAGCGGGTGCAGCTGTTCTGGAAGCTGATCGGCGTCTTGGCGGTGCCAAAGCCGTAGACGGGGAGGCCGTCCTCGCGGATCCGCTGGGCCAGCGGGAGGAAATCGCTGTCGCTGCTGACGATGCCGAAGCCGTCGACATGACCGCGGAAGAGCAGGTCCATCGCGTCGATGGTCATCCGCATGTCGGTCGCCGACTTGCCCTTGACCACATCGAATTGTTGCACCGGGATGATCGAATGGGCGGTGCTGAGCTGACCCCAGCCTTTGAGCGAGGGTTTCTGCCAATTGCCGTAGGCGCGGCGGATATTGATCGTGCCGAGCTCCCCCAACACCAGCAGCACCTCGTCGAGATGATCGGGCGACGCATTGTCGGCATCGATCAGCAACGCGATGTTGGCTTCCTGGCTCATTCGGCTGCCGCGGTCTCGGCGACCTCCTCGAAACGACCCGTGGCCTCGTCCAGCTCGCGCAGCTTGCCCTCGGCGATTGCGAAATGGCAGCCGTGGAGCTGAAGCTCGCCGCTCGCCTCACGCTCGGCGACGAAGGGGAAGGAGCGCAAATTGTCGAGGCTAGTCCGCACGCCTTCATATTCGAGCGCCCGCTGCGGGTCGTCGACATGCCGGGCCTTGACCCGCTCCGCGGCGGGTTCGAGCAGTTCGATCCAGCGATCGATGAAAATGCGGTTGGGGTCGCCATGGCCGCCGAGCGCCGCGCTCACGCCGCCGCACTGGCCGTGACCCATCACCATAATGTGCCGCACCTTGAGGTGGGTGACGCCAAACTCGAGCGCGGCGCTGACGCCGTGAAGGCCGCCACCCAGCTCGAACGGCGGCACAAGGTTGGCGATGTTACGCAGGATGAAGGCCTGGCCGGGCTCGATATCGAAGATGGTGGCGGGATCGACCCGGCTGTCGCAGCAGCCGATGATCATCACCGGCGGCGACTGTCCCTCCGCGAGACTGGCCCAGCGGCGCCGTTCGGCATCGTAACGATCGTGCCGGAAGCGATGATAGCCGCGCATCAGCGCCTGATATTCGGACACCTGCTGAGTAACTCCCCTTTGCCGTCCGCCCAACGCGAACGAGCGCCAACGGTTTCGCTTGCCGCCCGCTAAGCTCGCCCGCCGCGCTTGGCAAACGGGCGCTAGGGAACTTGGGAGCCATTTCAACTCTTGTTGCGCCCGAGAGCCGGAGCAAAACGAAGGAGTTCAGGGAAATGAACAAGCTTATCATGACCGCCA
The Sphingomonas ginsengisoli An et al. 2013 genome window above contains:
- a CDS encoding NYN domain-containing protein yields the protein MSQEANIALLIDADNASPDHLDEVLLVLGELGTINIRRAYGNWQKPSLKGWGQLSTAHSIIPVQQFDVVKGKSATDMRMTIDAMDLLFRGHVDGFGIVSSDSDFLPLAQRIREDGLPVYGFGTAKTPISFQNSCTRFFDVAALADAAGDSEESTGVDDELLKVLGAAWKASKRDEEGYAPLAEVGQRAKAVSSFAARNYGFSRLGDLIRSLPNFDVRTSPDGVQLVRRLR
- a CDS encoding carbonic anhydrase, with amino-acid sequence MSEYQALMRGYHRFRHDRYDAERRRWASLAEGQSPPVMIIGCCDSRVDPATIFDIEPGQAFILRNIANLVPPFELGGGLHGVSAALEFGVTHLKVRHIMVMGHGQCGGVSAALGGHGDPNRIFIDRWIELLEPAAERVKARHVDDPQRALEYEGVRTSLDNLRSFPFVAEREASGELQLHGCHFAIAEGKLRELDEATGRFEEVAETAAAE
- a CDS encoding pyridoxamine 5'-phosphate oxidase family protein, whose amino-acid sequence is MADADRSQELKEQFWKELAGSPFVMIGLEGVEDSRTRPWTAQIDAPDGADKKDGGTIYFFGAKSEAIVQGLGRNNRVVCTYVAKGHDLFAHIHGTLVALEDRAIVEKLWNPFVASWYKDGKDDPDLQLLRFDTEKAEIWKAEAGATLVAAALRALGRDPGKDHHHENQAEVAL